The Primulina tabacum isolate GXHZ01 chromosome 16, ASM2559414v2, whole genome shotgun sequence genome window below encodes:
- the LOC142529219 gene encoding thioredoxin H1, with the protein MATSESEGQVISCHSVEAWNDQLQKGKNSNKLIVVDFTASWCGPCRFIAPFFAELAKKLPHVTFLKVDIDELQSVGSEWKVEAMPTFIFLKEGNELDRIVGAKKEELQHTIAKHMFKP; encoded by the exons atggCGACTTCGGAATCTGAAGGACAAGTCATTAGCTGCCATAGCGTTGAGGCATGGAACGATCAGCTTCAGAAAGGGAAGAACTCAAATAAGCTG ATAGTTGTAGATTTTACAGCTTCATGGTGTGGACCGTGTCGTTTCATTGCTCCATTCTTCGCGGAGTTGGCTAAGAAGTTGCCTCATGTTACCTTCCTAAAGGTTGATATCGATGAATTGCAG TCTGTTGGTAGTGAATGGAAGGTAGAGGCGATGCCAACATTCATCTTCCTGAAAGAAGGCAACGAACTGGACAGGATTGTGGGTGCAAAAAAAGAAGAGCTGCAGCATACTATTGCCAAGCACATGTTTAAGCCTTAA
- the LOC142528675 gene encoding beta-galactosidase 3, with product MTVDSVSKWVFGLCMLVFLGCGLVKCSVTYDRKALVINGQRRILFSGSIHYPRSTPEMWEDLINKAKEGGIDVIESYVFWNVHEPSPGNYNFEGRYDLVRFVKTIQRAGLYAHLRIGPYVCAEWNFGGFPVWLKYVPGISFRTDNEPFKMAMKGFTEKIVNLMKSENLYESQGGPIILSQIENEYGPQARALGAPGHQYMTWAANMAVGLDTGVPWVMCKEDDAPDPVINTCNGFYGDSFSPNRPYKPTIWTEAWSGWFTEFGGPIHQRPVQDLAFAVARFLQKGGSLVNYYMYHGGTNFGRSAGGPFITTSYDYDAPIDEYGLIRQPKYGHLTELHKAVKLCEKALVSADPIQTSLGTLQQAHVYSSESGDCAAFLSNYDPDSAVRVMFNNMHYNLPPWSISILPDCRNVVFNTAKVGIQTTGMEMLSTNTQIFSWETYNEDLLSLDDSSTFSAYGLLEQINVTRDASDYLWYTTSIDVSSSESFLHGGDLPTLIVQSTGHALHVFVNGQLSGSAFGTRENRRFTYKGKINLRAGSNKISLLSVAVGLPNVGGHYETWKTGVLGPIALHGLDQGKKDLTWAKWTYQVGLKGEAMNLVSPNSISSVEWIQGSLIAQQQQPLTWHKAYFNAPDGDEPLALDMGSMGKGQLWVNGQSLGRYWTAYATGNCNGCNYAGTYRPFKCQLGCGQPTQRWYHLPRSWLKPTQNLLVLFEELGGNPMRISLAKRSVTSVCADVSEYHPNIKNWQIESYGKMQQFHRPKVHLHCGPGKSISSIKFASFGTPLGKCGSFQQGTCHAPTSYSTLEKRCIGQQRCSVTISNSNFGQDPCPNVLKRLSVEAICTPSN from the exons ATGTGGGAAGATCTGATAAACAAGGCTAAAGAAGGCGGTATAGATGTGATTGAAAGCTATGTATTTTGGAACGTCCATGAGCCTTCTCCTGGCAAT TATAATTTTGAGGGGAGATATGATTTGGTGAGGTTTGTTAAAACCATTCAGCGAGCAGGGCTATATGCTCATCTTCGCATTGGACCATATGTTTGCGCAGAGTGGAATTTTGG TGGATTTCCAGTTTGGCTCAAATATGTACCAGGGATCAGTTTCCGGACAGATAATGAGCCATTTAAG ATGGCTATGAAAGGGTTCACTGAGAAAATTGTGAATTTGATGAAGAGTGAAAATCTATATGAATCTCAGGGTGGCCCCATTATACTCTCCCAG attgagaatgaatatggaCCACAAGCAAGAGCACTTGGTGCACCAGGCCATCAATATATGACTTGGGCTGCAAACATGGCCGTTGGATTGGATACTGGAGTTCCATGGGTTATGTGCAAGGAAGATGACGCCCCTGATCCCGTG ATTAATACATGCAATGGTTTCTATGGTGATTCTTTCTCCCCGAACCGACCATACAAACCCACGATTTGGACTGAGGCTTGGAGTGGCTG GTTTACAGAATTTGGTGGTCCAATTCACCAAAGGCCAGTTCAGGATTTGGCATTTGCTGTAGCTAGATTCCTACAAAAGGGTGGCTCCCTTGTTAACTACTACATG TATCATGGTGGTACCAACTTTGGTCGTTCTGCTGGAGGACCATTCATCACTACGAGCTATGATTATGATGCTCCAATCGATGAATATG GTTTGATCCGACAACCTAAATATGGTCATTTGACAGAGCTGCACAAGGCTGTTAAACTTTGTGAGAAAGCTCTAGTTTCAGCTGATCCTATCCAGACTTCTTTAGGAACCCTTCAACAG GCTCATGTGTACTCTTCAGAATCAGGAGATTGTGCAGCTTTCCTTTCGAATTACGATCCTGATTCTGCAGTGAGAGTGATGTTCAATAACATGCATTATAACCTACCTCCTTGGTCGATAAGCATTCTTCCAGATTGCAGGAATGTTGTCTTCAACACAGCCAAA GTTGGAATACAAACAACAGGCATGGAAATGCTTTCGACTAACACTCAGATATTCTCATGGGAAACTTATAATGAAGATTTGCTTTCTTTGGATGATAGCTCAACATTTTCAGCTTATGGCCTTTTGGAGCAGATAAATGTCACTAGAGATGCTAGTGATTATCTCTGGTACACAACTAG TATTGATGTAAGTTCATCAGAGTCTTTCCTCCATGGTGGGGATCTTCCGACTCTTATTGTTCAGTCAACAGGTCACGCGTTGCATGTATTTGTAAATGGACAGCTTTCTG GTTCTGCTTTTGGGACAAGGGAAAACAGGAGATTTACATATAAGGGAAAAATCAACCTACGTGCTGGATCGAACAAGATTTCGCTCCTAAGTGTGGCTGTTGGTCTGCCG AATGTCGGTGGGCATTACGAGACATGGAAAACTGGGGTGTTGGGTCCAATTGCATTGCATGGACTCGATCAAGGAAAGAAGGATTTGACATGGGCTAAATGGACCTACCAG GTTGGGCTTAAGGGAGAAGCCATGAATCTTGTGTCCCCAAATAGTATATCTTCAGTCGAATGGATTCAAGGTTCACTTATTGCGCAGCAGCAGCAGCCTTTGACATGGCATAAG GCTTATTTTAATGCACCCGATGGAGATGAGCCACTGGCTCTGGACATGGGTAGCATGGGAAAAGGCCAATTGTGGGTTAACGGTCAGAGCCTCGGACGATACTGGACTGCATACGCCACTGGAAATTGCAATGGTTGTAATTATGCGGGGACTTATCGCCCTTTTAAGTGTCAACTTGGGTGTGGCCAACCAACTCAAAGATG GTACCATTTACCACGGTCTTGGTTAAAACCAACCCAGAATTTGTTGGTGCTTTTTGAAGAGCTTGGAGGTAATCCCATGAGAATCAGTCTTGCAAAGAGATCAGTAACCTCAGTGTGTGCAGATGTTTCTGAGTATCACCCAAATATTAAGAACTGGCAGATTGAAAGTTATGGAAAGATGCAACAATTTCATAGGCCTAAAGTTCATCTCCATTGTGGTCCTGGAAAGTCCATTTCTTCCATCAAATTTGCAAGCTTTGGAACTCCTCTCGGGAAGTGTGGGAGCTTCCAGCAAGGAACCTGCCATGCTCCAACCTCATATTCCACATTAGAGAAG AGGTGCATTGGGCAACAGAGGTGTTCAGTGACAATATCAAACAGTAACTTCGGGCAAGACCCATGTCCAAATGTACTAAAGAGGTTGTCAGTTGAAGCGATATGCACCCCTTCaaattga